In Blastopirellula sp. J2-11, a single genomic region encodes these proteins:
- a CDS encoding DUF1580 domain-containing protein: MTTEFKAEEKIRLRKAAQFYPVKVCGETVRRHAQIGVNGLKLEAVRVGGRFFTSQGAVERFNQALNEPLN; the protein is encoded by the coding sequence ATGACGACGGAATTTAAAGCTGAAGAGAAGATTCGCCTGCGAAAGGCGGCCCAATTCTACCCGGTCAAGGTCTGCGGCGAGACCGTCCGACGACATGCCCAAATCGGCGTAAATGGCCTCAAATTAGAGGCCGTGCGCGTTGGTGGACGGTTCTTTACCTCCCAAGGCGCCGTCGAACGCTTCAACCAAGCGCTCAACGAGCCATTGAACTAA
- a CDS encoding M48 family metallopeptidase, which translates to MTTIELGEMAVDVVLKDIKNVHLSVHPPSGRVRIAAPRRTSIDSLRLYAISKLGWIKKEQRKLREQERETPRDYLERESHYVWGKRYLLSVHEADQPPMIEQRHRRLVLTVRPGASKLKRRQIMEDWYRELVKSAAVDLFAKWEPKIGVEVAGFYVRRMKTRWGSCNHNAQTIRLNTDLARKPPECLEYIVVHEMIHILEPTHNDRFQKLMGRYLPDWKHRRQVLNRLPVRHEDWGY; encoded by the coding sequence ATGACCACGATCGAACTGGGCGAAATGGCCGTGGATGTCGTCTTGAAGGACATCAAAAACGTCCATCTAAGCGTGCATCCCCCGTCAGGACGCGTACGCATCGCCGCCCCCCGGCGCACCAGCATTGACTCGCTACGCCTGTACGCGATCTCAAAACTAGGCTGGATCAAAAAGGAACAGCGGAAGCTACGCGAACAAGAACGCGAAACGCCGCGCGACTATCTAGAACGTGAAAGCCATTACGTCTGGGGGAAGCGTTATCTGCTTTCGGTTCACGAAGCCGATCAGCCCCCGATGATCGAGCAAAGGCACCGACGCCTAGTGCTGACGGTTCGACCTGGGGCCAGCAAATTGAAACGACGTCAGATCATGGAAGATTGGTACCGCGAACTGGTCAAGTCGGCCGCAGTCGACCTATTCGCCAAATGGGAACCCAAGATCGGCGTAGAAGTAGCAGGCTTCTACGTACGACGCATGAAGACCCGCTGGGGCAGTTGTAACCACAACGCCCAAACAATCCGTCTAAACACGGACCTAGCCCGCAAGCCGCCAGAGTGCCTGGAATACATCGTCGTGCATGAGATGATCCATATCCTAGAACCGACGCACAACGACCGCTTTCAGAAGCTGATGGGGCGGTATCTACCAGACTGGAAGCATCGCCGGCAGGTGCTGAACCGGTTGCCGGTTCGGCATGAGGACTGGGGGTATTGA
- a CDS encoding restriction endonuclease subunit S, translated as MTTSFDAIRRSYRQTEVGIIPDDWDVQPLGALTLRMTNGFVGPAIRHYTNSTDGILYIQGYNIKENSFEFHGIKYVTQEFHKRNMKSCLRVGDMLTVQTGDVGLTAVVSEKIAGSNCHALIISRFDKNKVQSNFISFYLNSEPGRSRLRLIETGTTMKHLNVGDMLFFLVPLPPTLAEQQAIAEALGDADAWIESLEKLIAKKRDLKQAAMQQLLTGKMRLPGYAGEWEIKPIGKVAPLQRGFDLPNALLRSGRFPVVYSNGIANYHRESRVKGPGVVTGRSGTIGNVTFVEDDFWPHNTSLWVTNFNGNDERFIYYLYTTLSFEQFATGSGVPTLNRNNVHEFKVHLPPSRAEQQAIAGVFADIDSELAILGIKLAKAKQIKQGMMQQLLTGMVRLV; from the coding sequence ATGACGACTAGCTTTGACGCGATCCGACGGAGCTACAGACAAACTGAAGTCGGCATAATTCCTGACGACTGGGACGTCCAGCCGCTTGGTGCACTTACTTTGAGAATGACAAATGGATTTGTTGGTCCGGCCATTCGTCACTACACAAATAGCACCGACGGCATACTTTATATCCAAGGATACAACATCAAAGAGAATTCGTTTGAATTCCATGGCATAAAGTACGTGACGCAAGAATTCCACAAAAGGAATATGAAGTCCTGCTTGCGCGTCGGTGATATGCTAACGGTGCAGACTGGCGACGTCGGACTTACGGCTGTTGTGTCTGAAAAGATCGCCGGTTCAAATTGCCATGCTTTGATTATTTCGCGATTTGACAAGAACAAGGTTCAGTCAAATTTCATCTCTTTCTATCTTAATAGCGAACCCGGTCGATCTCGATTAAGGTTGATCGAAACCGGAACGACGATGAAGCATTTAAACGTTGGCGATATGCTGTTTTTTTTAGTGCCGCTACCGCCGACTCTCGCTGAGCAGCAAGCCATCGCCGAGGCCCTGGGGGATGCCGACGCCTGGATCGAGTCGCTGGAAAAGCTGATCGCCAAGAAACGCGACCTCAAACAAGCCGCCATGCAGCAGCTGCTGACCGGCAAGATGCGTCTGCCGGGATATGCTGGGGAGTGGGAGATCAAACCAATTGGAAAAGTCGCTCCTTTACAGCGTGGGTTTGACTTGCCAAACGCGTTACTGCGTTCGGGAAGATTTCCGGTAGTCTATTCGAACGGAATCGCCAACTACCACCGGGAATCAAGAGTTAAAGGCCCTGGTGTTGTAACAGGGCGATCTGGCACCATAGGAAACGTCACTTTTGTCGAAGATGATTTCTGGCCTCATAACACATCACTTTGGGTCACCAATTTCAACGGCAACGACGAGAGATTTATTTATTATTTGTATACGACGCTTTCATTTGAGCAATTTGCCACTGGCTCCGGAGTGCCAACGCTCAATCGAAACAATGTACATGAGTTCAAAGTGCATCTTCCACCATCACGTGCCGAACAACAGGCTATCGCGGGAGTTTTTGCCGACATAGATAGCGAACTCGCGATCCTCGGAATCAAACTCGCTAAGGCAAAGCAAATCAAGCAAGGAATGATGCAACAACTGCTGACCGGGATGGTTCGACTGGTATGA
- the tcmP gene encoding three-Cys-motif partner protein TcmP, producing the protein MAKSGGTKKKAYWEEYSNLQRVKHDLIQDYLGGWFPKITKWNGRVVYIDTHAGRGTHLKGELGSPLVALDTLLNHRALEMVTSGGEVVFTFIEHNAENLAALESELKAKEPLPKGVKVYPHEGDSFELIDSWVSELEAENKSLAPSFVFCDPFGFSVPGELLHRLMKFNRVELFVNIIWRELDMAMAQGRNGTIKDGMRQTLDLIFNGHDWLNEIDGETSDERADQCANLFREIVGARWGTFIRMVDNGRTRYFLLHLTNHEAGRDLMKNCIWSACPDGGYYARKSDDPKQQHLIMPEPDMGPIEDWVRFQLVQGPRRWKELHELVREEVWLEKHVNEIVRGLRKDGSIVAEDYEGRFSASANPRLRLV; encoded by the coding sequence ATGGCGAAGTCTGGCGGCACCAAGAAAAAGGCGTACTGGGAGGAATACTCAAATCTTCAACGCGTGAAACACGACTTGATTCAAGACTATTTGGGAGGCTGGTTTCCGAAGATCACCAAGTGGAATGGACGCGTTGTTTATATCGATACCCATGCAGGACGCGGAACGCACCTCAAGGGTGAACTTGGCTCTCCGTTGGTAGCACTTGATACGCTTTTGAACCATCGAGCCTTAGAAATGGTGACAAGTGGAGGAGAAGTCGTCTTCACCTTCATTGAGCATAATGCAGAGAACTTGGCCGCGCTTGAAAGTGAACTTAAGGCGAAAGAACCTTTGCCGAAAGGAGTTAAGGTTTATCCACACGAGGGCGATAGCTTTGAGCTTATTGATTCTTGGGTGTCGGAACTCGAAGCAGAAAATAAGTCGCTAGCACCCAGTTTTGTGTTCTGTGATCCTTTTGGATTTTCTGTGCCGGGGGAATTGCTACATCGCCTGATGAAGTTCAACAGGGTTGAACTCTTTGTGAACATCATTTGGCGCGAGCTAGACATGGCAATGGCGCAAGGGCGAAACGGGACCATTAAGGATGGGATGCGGCAAACGCTGGACCTTATTTTCAATGGTCATGACTGGCTCAATGAGATTGACGGTGAAACCTCGGACGAGCGAGCCGACCAGTGTGCAAACCTCTTTCGAGAAATTGTCGGTGCAAGATGGGGCACGTTTATTCGTATGGTGGACAATGGCCGAACTCGCTATTTTCTGCTGCACTTAACCAATCATGAAGCGGGCCGAGACCTAATGAAGAACTGCATTTGGTCGGCTTGCCCAGACGGCGGCTATTACGCTCGTAAGTCTGATGATCCAAAGCAGCAGCACCTAATCATGCCAGAACCGGACATGGGACCCATCGAAGACTGGGTCCGGTTTCAGTTGGTTCAAGGTCCAAGGCGATGGAAAGAACTTCACGAATTAGTGCGTGAAGAAGTTTGGTTAGAAAAGCACGTAAACGAGATTGTGCGAGGTCTCCGGAAGGATGGAAGCATTGTTGCTGAAGACTACGAAGGTCGCTTCAGTGCGAGCGCAAATCCACGCCTGAGACTTGTCTAA
- a CDS encoding AAA family ATPase has protein sequence MLKQAIDLAPTHDVDVEAGTIACNLLKCELIQLHPLPLDYFHVPQYRELYSVMLELDGEGIPCDDLAILVDRVTRRGFDRGDFAPLIASLLKREPNAFNFEYYRGILATCFERRKLESLASEQTSLLQSGADNATIQAMLIRRTSEIEGGTGGRSKGFDAFSCADLLDSNQTRDWLLPGVLTRFEPALIVGPSKSLKTSFAVDLCATLATGGSFLGNFPAERSFRVGIMSGESGPQTLTDLSQRWSRAAGVDLRSIENLVWSFKIPNLADPASMLELRRWIRSNSLEVVLFDPLYLMAPGADPSSVFAMGAMLRELASLCLDTGATPILCHHTKKSIEPRVLELADMAGAGCQEFARQWFLINRRKLYVSGSGFHEMWLSIGGSAGHGGCWGVDVYEGKLDDPNGRRWDVTLYDPRDVKDLEAKAEISVVDDARRRKVRSAVEFLCDQDATKSKIKSHSKLSGSQFNETWEQMVESGEVIEDGTVELGNHKPTKIFKLGEGWETRNSRLGIGLPTSVGTAGQTGAPKGASPSCPPVPPTGDDCGKSRTGQNGIDPGVDWHKFPADSMEGATA, from the coding sequence ATGCTAAAGCAGGCGATCGATCTAGCGCCGACGCATGACGTCGACGTTGAGGCCGGGACGATCGCCTGTAACTTGCTTAAGTGCGAACTGATTCAACTGCACCCGTTGCCGTTGGATTATTTCCATGTCCCCCAGTATCGCGAACTTTATAGCGTGATGCTGGAATTGGACGGCGAAGGCATTCCATGCGACGACCTGGCGATTTTAGTGGATCGGGTTACACGCCGCGGCTTCGATCGTGGCGACTTCGCCCCATTGATCGCGTCACTCTTGAAGCGAGAGCCGAACGCGTTCAACTTTGAGTATTACCGCGGAATTCTTGCGACTTGCTTTGAACGACGAAAATTAGAATCGCTGGCTTCTGAGCAGACTTCGCTATTGCAAAGCGGCGCCGATAACGCGACGATTCAGGCAATGCTGATCCGCCGTACCTCCGAAATTGAAGGGGGGACTGGGGGGCGGTCTAAAGGCTTCGACGCTTTTAGTTGTGCCGACTTGTTGGATTCCAATCAGACGCGCGATTGGCTCCTGCCGGGCGTCCTGACCCGTTTCGAGCCGGCGTTGATTGTCGGCCCGTCCAAATCGCTTAAAACGTCGTTCGCCGTCGACCTGTGCGCCACGTTGGCGACTGGGGGAAGCTTTCTAGGGAACTTCCCCGCGGAGCGGTCCTTTCGTGTCGGTATCATGAGCGGCGAGTCAGGACCGCAGACGTTGACTGACCTAAGCCAGCGATGGTCAAGGGCTGCCGGCGTCGATCTTCGCAGCATCGAAAACCTTGTCTGGTCGTTCAAGATTCCAAACCTTGCCGACCCGGCTAGCATGCTCGAGCTACGGCGCTGGATACGTTCCAACTCGCTCGAGGTCGTTCTATTCGACCCGCTGTATCTGATGGCCCCAGGCGCCGACCCTAGCAGCGTCTTCGCTATGGGGGCGATGTTACGGGAACTGGCGAGTCTTTGTCTCGATACCGGAGCGACGCCGATTCTTTGCCATCACACGAAAAAGTCGATCGAACCGCGCGTCTTGGAACTGGCTGATATGGCCGGCGCCGGCTGTCAGGAATTTGCGCGGCAATGGTTCTTGATCAACCGTCGCAAGTTGTACGTATCTGGAAGTGGATTTCATGAGATGTGGTTATCGATCGGCGGTAGTGCCGGGCATGGGGGATGCTGGGGCGTCGACGTCTATGAAGGCAAGTTAGACGACCCCAACGGGCGCCGCTGGGATGTCACGCTGTACGATCCGCGCGACGTCAAGGACTTGGAAGCGAAAGCCGAAATCAGCGTTGTTGATGACGCTCGGCGCCGGAAAGTTCGATCGGCTGTTGAGTTTCTTTGCGACCAAGATGCAACCAAATCGAAGATCAAATCTCACTCTAAATTGAGTGGTTCCCAGTTCAACGAAACATGGGAACAGATGGTCGAAAGCGGCGAAGTCATCGAGGACGGAACTGTCGAATTAGGTAACCACAAGCCAACCAAAATCTTCAAGTTAGGGGAAGGGTGGGAGACTAGGAATTCAAGACTAGGAATAGGACTCCCAACGTCGGTCGGAACAGCGGGACAGACGGGGGCCCCTAAGGGGGCCTCCCCGTCCTGTCCTCCTGTTCCTCCGACTGGCGACGACTGCGGGAAGAGTAGGACAGGACAAAATGGAATCGACCCAGGCGTCGACTGGCACAAGTTCCCAGCCGATTCCATGGAAGGGGCGACGGCATGA
- a CDS encoding pyridoxamine 5'-phosphate oxidase family protein: protein MSNMNERQQIIDTLRGLIDDIRHAMLVTSDGSGHLRSRPMCTAGHKFDGDIWFVTVADDPKVAELTANPQVNVCYGSPTHDDFVSLSGRAEVVKDQKRIEALWNDHLNDWFPDGVETPNLALIRVDVHEAEYWKHHSRGVQGMVRSLFTKTSSKSGEEDHEKIAWEEHAAIS, encoded by the coding sequence ATGAGCAACATGAATGAACGACAACAAATAATCGATACGCTGCGCGGTTTGATCGATGATATTCGGCACGCGATGCTGGTGACATCGGACGGTAGCGGACACCTGCGTAGTCGCCCGATGTGTACGGCGGGCCACAAGTTTGATGGCGATATCTGGTTTGTGACGGTCGCCGATGATCCGAAAGTCGCCGAACTGACCGCCAACCCGCAGGTCAACGTCTGTTACGGTTCGCCGACGCATGACGACTTTGTCTCCCTTTCGGGTCGCGCCGAAGTGGTGAAAGACCAAAAACGAATTGAAGCCCTCTGGAACGATCACCTGAACGATTGGTTCCCGGATGGAGTAGAAACGCCAAACCTGGCGCTGATTCGGGTCGACGTACACGAGGCCGAATATTGGAAACATCATTCCCGCGGCGTTCAAGGAATGGTTCGCTCGCTCTTTACGAAGACGAGTTCGAAGTCGGGCGAAGAGGATCACGAGAAAATCGCGTGGGAAGAACACGCCGCGATCTCGTGA
- a CDS encoding cupin domain-containing protein: MARKIDPKESWAKAMQITDLLADLPKNLPQELVETLLQTDQLRIERIVSHAHASPPNFWYDQDEHEWVFLLTGAARLEIKGEANPVELNPGQAILLPAHQPHRVAWTTPKEPTVWLAVFYR, translated from the coding sequence ATGGCACGCAAAATCGATCCCAAGGAAAGCTGGGCGAAAGCAATGCAAATCACAGACCTGTTGGCCGACCTGCCGAAGAACCTGCCGCAAGAGTTAGTAGAGACGCTCCTACAAACCGACCAGCTGCGAATCGAACGAATCGTTTCGCACGCGCACGCTTCGCCGCCAAACTTTTGGTACGACCAAGACGAACACGAATGGGTCTTCCTGTTAACCGGCGCCGCACGATTAGAGATAAAAGGAGAAGCCAACCCCGTCGAACTGAACCCCGGCCAGGCCATCCTGCTGCCAGCCCATCAACCACACCGCGTCGCCTGGACGACGCCCAAGGAACCAACGGTATGGCTGGCGGTTTTTTATCGGTGA
- a CDS encoding helix-turn-helix domain-containing protein yields the protein MDIQKVLLRPEEAAEAFGICPRTLRKWVCDHGLPSLTVDGNTRYYMPVCEEWIRTRMQGGTPDAKAGDRSSADA from the coding sequence ATGGATATCCAGAAGGTACTGCTGCGCCCAGAGGAAGCGGCCGAGGCGTTTGGGATTTGCCCCAGGACGTTGCGAAAGTGGGTTTGCGACCACGGTCTGCCGAGTCTAACCGTCGACGGCAACACTCGCTATTACATGCCCGTGTGTGAAGAATGGATTCGCACCAGAATGCAGGGAGGTACGCCAGATGCTAAAGCAGGCGATCGATCTAGCGCCGACGCATGA
- a CDS encoding type I restriction endonuclease subunit R — translation MNVIGKSERETQNRVIGLFLDELGYRFLGDWSDRGGNSNIEEKLLTDYLTTAGYTPAQISIAIYRLTTEANNRNRGLYGNNQEVYKLLRYGVPVKTAAGQVTETVHLINWAEASKNDFALAEEVTLTSGQERRPDLVLYVNGIALGVIELKNSRTSIGDGIRQNLSNQLPEFNETFFSTIQFVFAGSDSEGLQYGTIKTEEKYFLKWKEDEEDNSRYKLDKYLLKLCDKERLLELVHDFVLFDGGIKKLPRVHQYFGIKKAQEHVSDRRGGIIWHTQGSGKSITMVLLAKWILENNAAARVVIITDRDELDKQIERVFTDSGEKIRRSNSGRDLMSQLAEPTPRLLCSLVHKFGLDTKKGKKKSDKQFEAYIQELEAKPSLTVGEVFVFVDECHRTQNGRLNKLMKTIMPNAIFIGFTGTPLLKEDKKTSREVFGTYIHQYKFSEAVEDEVVLDLVYEARDINQKLGSPEKIDQWFEAKTKGLNDWQKDELKIKWGTLQNVLSSRSRMERVVSDIIFDFSVKPRLSSKRGNAMLVASSIYEACKYFELFQKTVFKDRCAVITSYNPLNKDITKEESGANTPTDKQFIFDTYTELLKNVPAKPGMNKTESYEDAAKTLFVKEPANMQLLIVVDKLLTGFDAPACTYLYIDKSMHDHGLFQAICRTNRLDGEDKDFGYIVDYQDLFKNLINEQGTGALQVYTSELDDSDGGTSPEVLMQDRLAKGKDRIDNAIEALALLCEPVEAPQSELQYIHYFCGNTEIPSDLKEREPQRTALYKGVVALLRAYANLADELPDAGYSEADIERIKERLDFYVKMRDTIRNAAGETLDLKPYEADMRHLIDTYIEADQPRKISPFDEMGLLDLINSTGMAEAINSRLAGLKGNEAAIAETIENNVRSKIIQEELSDPAFYEKMSALLDEIIAARKAKALSYEAYLKRMAELTKTLSAGKTSDTPEALDSPGKRAIFNRLLQVLDAGETSQGRERVELAIKIDDTVKQVRPDGWLGVQAKEEVIKAALYAILQDVDQVNELFLVISAQREYQ, via the coding sequence ATGAACGTCATCGGCAAGTCAGAACGCGAAACGCAAAACCGCGTAATCGGCCTTTTTCTCGATGAACTCGGCTATCGGTTCTTGGGCGATTGGTCAGACCGCGGCGGCAACAGCAATATCGAAGAAAAGCTGCTGACTGACTATCTAACCACCGCAGGCTACACGCCGGCCCAAATCAGCATCGCGATCTATCGCCTGACGACCGAGGCCAACAATCGCAACCGCGGTCTGTACGGCAACAATCAGGAAGTCTACAAGCTGCTGCGCTACGGCGTGCCGGTCAAAACTGCGGCGGGACAAGTGACCGAAACCGTCCATCTGATCAACTGGGCCGAAGCATCGAAAAACGACTTTGCCTTGGCCGAAGAGGTAACGCTGACCAGCGGACAAGAACGCCGGCCTGACCTGGTGCTGTATGTCAACGGAATCGCGCTGGGAGTGATCGAACTAAAAAACAGCCGGACCAGCATCGGCGACGGCATCCGGCAAAACCTGTCGAACCAGCTCCCCGAGTTTAATGAGACCTTCTTTAGCACAATCCAATTTGTCTTCGCCGGCAGCGACTCCGAAGGCTTGCAGTACGGCACGATCAAGACCGAGGAAAAATATTTCCTGAAGTGGAAAGAAGACGAAGAAGACAATTCGCGGTACAAGCTCGACAAGTATCTGCTGAAGTTATGCGACAAAGAGCGACTGCTGGAACTGGTGCACGATTTTGTGCTGTTTGACGGGGGCATAAAAAAGCTACCCCGCGTGCATCAATATTTTGGCATCAAGAAAGCGCAAGAGCACGTAAGCGACCGCCGCGGCGGTATCATTTGGCACACCCAAGGCAGCGGCAAAAGCATCACGATGGTGCTGCTGGCGAAATGGATCTTAGAAAACAACGCCGCAGCGCGAGTGGTGATCATTACTGACCGGGATGAACTGGATAAACAGATCGAGCGAGTCTTTACCGACAGCGGCGAAAAGATCCGCCGCAGCAACAGCGGCCGCGACCTGATGAGCCAACTAGCAGAACCGACGCCGCGACTGTTGTGCTCGCTGGTGCATAAGTTTGGTCTGGATACGAAGAAAGGGAAGAAGAAAAGTGACAAGCAGTTTGAGGCCTACATTCAAGAACTAGAAGCGAAGCCAAGTCTGACGGTAGGCGAAGTCTTCGTATTTGTGGACGAGTGTCACCGAACGCAAAACGGCCGTTTGAACAAGTTGATGAAGACGATTATGCCCAATGCAATCTTCATTGGCTTTACAGGCACTCCCTTGCTGAAAGAGGACAAGAAAACGAGTCGGGAAGTCTTCGGAACATACATCCACCAGTACAAGTTCAGCGAAGCAGTCGAGGACGAAGTAGTGCTGGACCTGGTGTATGAGGCCCGAGACATCAATCAAAAGCTCGGCTCCCCAGAGAAGATCGATCAATGGTTTGAAGCGAAAACCAAGGGCCTGAATGACTGGCAAAAGGATGAACTGAAAATCAAATGGGGAACGCTGCAAAACGTCCTCAGTTCGCGCTCGCGTATGGAACGAGTAGTGAGCGACATCATCTTTGACTTTAGCGTCAAGCCGCGGCTCTCGAGCAAACGGGGCAACGCAATGCTTGTCGCGTCTAGCATCTACGAGGCCTGTAAGTATTTCGAGCTCTTCCAAAAAACGGTCTTCAAAGATCGCTGTGCTGTCATCACGTCGTACAATCCGCTCAACAAAGATATCACCAAAGAAGAATCGGGCGCGAATACGCCGACAGACAAGCAATTCATCTTTGACACCTACACGGAACTGCTGAAAAACGTACCGGCGAAACCGGGCATGAACAAGACCGAGTCCTACGAAGACGCCGCCAAGACGTTGTTTGTAAAAGAGCCGGCCAATATGCAGTTGCTGATTGTGGTCGATAAGTTGCTGACCGGTTTCGACGCTCCGGCCTGTACTTATTTGTACATCGACAAATCAATGCACGACCACGGATTGTTTCAAGCGATCTGCCGCACGAATCGTTTAGACGGCGAAGATAAAGATTTTGGTTATATCGTCGACTATCAAGACCTTTTCAAAAACCTGATCAACGAGCAAGGAACCGGGGCCCTGCAAGTTTATACTTCGGAATTGGATGATTCCGACGGCGGGACTAGTCCCGAAGTGCTGATGCAAGATCGGCTGGCGAAAGGGAAAGATCGAATCGACAATGCGATCGAGGCGCTGGCGCTGTTGTGCGAACCGGTTGAAGCTCCGCAAAGTGAACTGCAGTACATTCACTACTTTTGCGGAAATACCGAGATCCCCAGCGACTTGAAAGAGCGCGAACCGCAGCGGACGGCGCTTTACAAAGGAGTCGTCGCGCTACTGCGGGCCTACGCTAATTTGGCCGATGAATTGCCCGACGCCGGCTATAGCGAAGCCGACATCGAGCGAATCAAGGAGCGGCTGGACTTTTACGTCAAGATGCGCGACACGATCCGCAACGCCGCCGGCGAAACGCTTGACCTGAAGCCGTACGAAGCCGACATGCGGCATTTGATCGATACCTATATCGAAGCCGACCAGCCGCGGAAGATCTCCCCCTTTGACGAGATGGGCCTGCTGGACCTGATCAACTCTACCGGGATGGCCGAAGCGATTAACTCGCGCCTAGCCGGCCTGAAAGGGAACGAAGCTGCGATTGCCGAGACGATCGAGAACAACGTCCGCAGCAAGATCATTCAGGAAGAACTAAGCGACCCGGCTTTTTATGAAAAGATGTCGGCGCTGCTGGATGAAATTATCGCCGCTCGCAAGGCAAAGGCGCTGTCGTACGAAGCCTATCTAAAGCGGATGGCCGAACTGACCAAGACGTTGAGCGCCGGCAAGACCAGCGACACGCCGGAAGCGTTAGACTCGCCGGGCAAGCGGGCAATCTTCAACCGGCTGTTGCAAGTGCTAGATGCCGGCGAGACGTCGCAAGGCCGCGAACGAGTCGAGTTGGCGATCAAGATTGACGACACGGTAAAACAGGTTCGCCCCGATGGGTGGCTAGGGGTGCAGGCAAAAGAGGAAGTGATCAAAGCGGCCCTGTACGCTATCCTGCAGGACGTCGACCAAGTCAACGAACTGTTCTTGGTCATCTCAGCCCAGCGGGAATACCAATGA
- a CDS encoding DUF5131 family protein has protein sequence MKSKIEWTESTWNPITGCNKISPGCKHCYAETMALRLKAMGAEKYANGFELTLHKDVLYQPLKWKKSQVIFVNSMSDLFHDHVPLDFIQEVFDVMRRSHWHQFQVLTKRSKRLAEIASEIDWPSNVWMGVSVENSDYTFRIDDLRVTNAAIRFLSLEPLLGPLANLNLDGIHWAIVGGESGRGARPIEKDWVLEIRDQCQEAEVPFFFKQWGGVNKKKAGRMLDGQEYSALPRSVEPVFA, from the coding sequence ATGAAGTCAAAAATTGAATGGACAGAATCGACATGGAACCCAATTACGGGTTGCAACAAGATTAGCCCGGGGTGCAAACATTGTTACGCGGAAACTATGGCCCTTCGTCTTAAAGCGATGGGTGCAGAAAAGTACGCGAATGGGTTTGAGTTGACGCTCCACAAGGATGTTCTCTATCAACCACTCAAGTGGAAGAAGTCGCAAGTCATTTTTGTGAATTCAATGAGCGACCTTTTTCATGACCATGTTCCGTTGGACTTCATTCAAGAAGTCTTTGACGTGATGAGGCGATCACACTGGCATCAATTTCAGGTGCTCACAAAACGGTCTAAGCGGCTTGCAGAAATAGCGTCAGAGATTGATTGGCCGTCGAACGTATGGATGGGCGTAAGTGTTGAGAATAGCGACTACACTTTCAGAATCGATGACCTACGCGTGACAAATGCCGCTATTCGATTTCTTTCTCTGGAGCCATTGCTAGGGCCGCTAGCAAATTTGAACTTGGATGGAATTCATTGGGCAATTGTTGGCGGTGAATCTGGCCGCGGGGCGCGACCAATCGAAAAAGATTGGGTGCTAGAAATTCGTGACCAATGCCAAGAAGCCGAAGTTCCATTCTTCTTTAAGCAATGGGGCGGCGTGAATAAGAAGAAGGCTGGAAGGATGCTTGACGGCCAGGAGTACAGTGCGTTACCGCGTTCTGTCGAGCCCGTGTTTGCATAG